A genomic segment from Streptomyces sp. NBC_00459 encodes:
- a CDS encoding fatty acyl-CoA synthetase: MTQQYGSTVDGVLRRSAQRVPARTAVEYRERAWTYGELDEAVSRAAGVLRAEGLAPGDRVGAYGHNSDAYLIAFLACARAGLVHVPVNQNLTGDDLTYIVEQSGSTLVLADPDLVDRLPDGVRTLPLRDADDSLLARLADTAPYDGPESRAEDLVQLLYTSGTTALPKGAMMTHRSLVHEYLSAIAALDLSPGDRPVHSLPLYHSAQMHVFLLPYLAVGAPNIILDGPDGDAILDLVEAGRADSLFAPPTVWIGLAGRSDFATRDLSGLRKAFYGASIMPVPVLERLRERLPKLAFYNCFGQSEIGPLSMVLGPYEHKGRMDSCGRPVLFVDARVVDENGDEVPDGTTGEVVYRSPQLCEGYWDKPEETAAAFRDGWFHSGDLVVRDADGFYTVVDRVKDVINSGGVLIASRQVEDALYTHAAVAEVAVVGLPDERWIEAVTAVVVPRGEVTEAELIAHAREELAHFKAPKRVVFVDELPRNASGKILKRELRDRFADS; this comes from the coding sequence ATGACGCAGCAATACGGGAGCACGGTTGACGGGGTGCTGCGGCGCAGCGCCCAGCGCGTTCCGGCGCGGACGGCGGTCGAGTACCGCGAGCGTGCCTGGACGTACGGCGAACTCGACGAGGCCGTCTCCCGTGCGGCGGGCGTACTGCGCGCCGAGGGCCTGGCCCCCGGCGACCGGGTCGGCGCCTACGGCCACAACTCGGACGCCTATCTGATCGCCTTCCTCGCCTGTGCCCGCGCCGGACTCGTGCACGTCCCGGTCAACCAGAACCTGACCGGCGATGACCTCACCTACATCGTGGAGCAGTCCGGCAGCACCCTGGTCCTGGCCGACCCGGACCTCGTCGACCGACTCCCGGACGGCGTCCGGACCTTGCCACTGCGCGACGCCGACGACTCACTGCTCGCCCGGCTGGCCGACACCGCGCCCTACGACGGTCCGGAGTCGCGCGCCGAGGACCTGGTGCAACTGCTGTACACCTCCGGGACGACCGCGCTGCCCAAGGGCGCGATGATGACCCACCGCTCCCTGGTGCACGAGTACCTGAGCGCGATCGCCGCCCTCGACCTGAGCCCCGGGGACCGGCCCGTGCACTCGCTGCCCCTCTACCACTCGGCGCAGATGCATGTGTTTCTGCTGCCGTATCTCGCGGTCGGCGCCCCGAACATCATCCTCGACGGACCGGACGGTGACGCGATCCTCGACCTCGTCGAGGCCGGCCGGGCGGACAGTCTGTTCGCACCACCGACCGTGTGGATCGGCCTCGCGGGCCGCTCCGACTTCGCGACCCGCGACCTGAGCGGACTGCGCAAGGCGTTCTACGGGGCGTCGATCATGCCCGTCCCCGTTCTGGAGAGGCTGCGCGAGCGACTCCCCAAACTCGCGTTCTACAACTGCTTCGGCCAGAGCGAGATCGGCCCCCTCTCCATGGTTCTGGGCCCCTACGAGCACAAGGGCCGAATGGACTCCTGCGGGCGCCCGGTGCTGTTCGTGGACGCTCGGGTGGTGGACGAGAACGGCGACGAAGTGCCCGACGGCACGACCGGCGAAGTCGTCTACCGTTCCCCGCAGTTGTGCGAGGGGTACTGGGACAAGCCCGAGGAGACGGCCGCCGCCTTCCGAGACGGCTGGTTCCACTCCGGTGACCTGGTCGTCCGGGACGCCGACGGTTTCTACACCGTCGTCGACCGGGTGAAGGACGTCATCAACTCCGGCGGCGTACTGATCGCCTCACGCCAGGTCGAGGACGCCCTGTACACCCACGCGGCGGTTGCCGAGGTGGCCGTCGTCGGCCTTCCCGACGAGCGCTGGATCGAGGCGGTCACGGCGGTCGTCGTCCCGCGCGGAGAGGTGACGGAGGCCGAACTCATCGCCCACGCGCGCGAGGAGCTCGCCCACTTCAAGGCGCCGAAGCGGGTCGTGTTCGTGGACGAGCTGCCGCGCAACGCGAGCGGGAAGATCCTCAAACGGGAGCTGAGGGACCGGTTCGCGGACTCCTGA
- a CDS encoding penicillin acylase family protein — translation MRTRLRRLVVTAAALLTATTALPSATAQSGPSQASQASQQHPSHGGLSAVIRYTEYGIPHIVAKDYANLGFGSGWAQAADQVCVLADGFVTLRGDRSRWFGLTAETDFSLSDASDNLSSDLYFRGVRDNGTVERLIAQRAPQGPSKAVKDLMNGWAAGYNAWLKQNRVKDPACAGAAWVRPVTGLDVATRAYALAVLGGQGGFVDGITAAQPPSASTAATKSALPDASAAAKGARELFDISDMGSNAVAFNGSTTANGRGLLLGNPHYPWQGGRRFWQSQQTIPGELNVAGGSLLGSPTISIGYNANVAWSHTVSTGVPLSLHQLKLDPADPTTYLVDGVPERMTRRSVTVPVKDGTPVTRTQWWTRYGPVVLSPGGDLPLPWTTTTAYALNDPNAVNLRFYDTSLGFSKARSTADVLDSLGRHQGIPWVNTVAADSSGHSLFAQSQVLPRITNELAAACSTPLGKVLYPAAGVAVLDGSRTDCAIGNDPDAVAPGIFGPSRMPTLKDTPYVENSNDSAWLTNLDRPITGYERIFGPVRTAASPRTRGAVADVAALAAKGGLTVADLQRQQFANRSTSGALGAADAARACAALPGGTATGSAGTAVDVSQACGVLASWDRTMNSDSQGALLFARFWRQWLGAVPSAQRWKVPFSAADPVDTPNTLNTDAPGFAKALADAVTELRTAGIPLNARLGDHQYVVRKGQRLPVGGGTESLGVWNKIEPVWDTANGDYRDNAFGSSHIQAVGWDGSRCPVARTLLTYSQSSNPNSPHFADQTRLFSAEKWVRARFCEKDILSSPALRVIRVHG, via the coding sequence ATGCGCACCCGTTTGAGACGGCTGGTCGTCACCGCCGCCGCATTACTCACCGCCACGACAGCACTGCCCTCCGCCACGGCGCAGAGCGGGCCGTCACAGGCATCGCAGGCGTCACAGCAACACCCGTCCCACGGCGGGCTCTCCGCCGTGATCCGCTATACCGAGTACGGCATTCCGCACATCGTCGCGAAGGACTACGCGAACCTCGGCTTCGGCAGTGGCTGGGCCCAGGCCGCCGACCAGGTGTGTGTGCTCGCCGACGGTTTCGTGACCCTGCGCGGCGACCGCTCGCGCTGGTTCGGGCTCACCGCCGAAACCGACTTCTCGCTCTCCGACGCCTCCGACAACCTCTCCAGCGACCTGTACTTCCGTGGAGTGCGGGACAACGGCACGGTCGAGCGACTGATCGCCCAGCGGGCGCCGCAGGGCCCGAGCAAGGCCGTCAAGGACCTGATGAACGGCTGGGCGGCCGGCTACAACGCCTGGCTGAAGCAGAACCGGGTCAAGGACCCGGCCTGTGCGGGCGCCGCCTGGGTCAGGCCCGTGACAGGTCTCGACGTCGCCACCCGCGCCTACGCCCTCGCGGTGCTCGGCGGGCAGGGCGGCTTCGTGGACGGGATCACCGCCGCGCAGCCGCCCTCCGCGTCCACCGCGGCCACCAAATCGGCCCTCCCTGACGCCTCTGCCGCCGCCAAGGGCGCGCGCGAGCTGTTCGACATCTCCGACATGGGCTCCAACGCCGTCGCGTTCAACGGCAGCACGACCGCGAACGGCCGTGGCCTGCTGCTCGGCAACCCGCACTACCCGTGGCAGGGCGGACGCCGGTTCTGGCAGTCCCAGCAGACCATCCCGGGTGAACTGAACGTCGCGGGCGGATCGCTGCTCGGCTCGCCGACGATCTCCATCGGGTACAACGCGAACGTGGCGTGGAGCCACACCGTCTCGACCGGTGTGCCGCTGAGCCTGCACCAGCTGAAGCTGGACCCCGCCGACCCGACGACGTACCTGGTCGACGGCGTGCCGGAGCGGATGACACGCCGGTCCGTGACCGTCCCGGTGAAGGACGGTACTCCGGTGACCCGCACCCAGTGGTGGACCCGCTACGGCCCCGTCGTCCTCTCCCCCGGCGGCGACCTCCCGTTGCCCTGGACCACGACGACGGCGTACGCACTCAACGACCCGAACGCGGTGAACCTGCGCTTCTACGACACCTCGCTCGGCTTCAGCAAGGCACGCAGCACTGCCGACGTCCTCGACTCCCTCGGCCGGCACCAGGGCATCCCCTGGGTGAACACCGTCGCCGCCGACTCCTCGGGGCACTCCCTGTTCGCCCAGTCGCAGGTACTCCCCCGGATCACCAACGAGTTGGCCGCCGCTTGTTCGACGCCGCTCGGCAAGGTCCTCTATCCGGCGGCGGGGGTCGCGGTCCTCGACGGATCCCGCACCGACTGCGCCATCGGCAACGACCCGGACGCGGTGGCGCCCGGAATCTTCGGGCCCTCACGGATGCCGACGCTGAAGGACACGCCGTACGTCGAGAACTCCAACGACAGCGCGTGGCTGACCAACCTGGACCGGCCGATCACCGGCTACGAGCGGATCTTCGGCCCGGTGCGCACGGCCGCCTCACCGCGCACCCGTGGTGCCGTCGCCGATGTGGCGGCGCTGGCCGCGAAGGGCGGGCTGACGGTCGCGGATCTCCAGCGGCAGCAGTTCGCGAACCGTTCGACGTCGGGCGCGCTGGGCGCCGCGGACGCGGCCCGGGCCTGCGCGGCGTTGCCGGGAGGTACGGCAACAGGCAGCGCCGGTACGGCAGTCGACGTCAGTCAGGCGTGCGGTGTGCTGGCGTCCTGGGACCGCACCATGAACAGCGACAGCCAGGGCGCGCTGCTCTTCGCCCGGTTCTGGCGGCAGTGGCTCGGCGCCGTGCCGTCCGCGCAGCGCTGGAAGGTGCCGTTCTCGGCGGCGGACCCGGTCGACACCCCGAACACGCTCAACACGGACGCGCCGGGCTTCGCCAAGGCTCTCGCCGACGCGGTGACGGAGCTTCGCACGGCGGGCATCCCGCTGAACGCCAGGCTCGGGGACCACCAGTACGTGGTACGGAAGGGTCAGCGTCTGCCGGTCGGCGGCGGCACCGAGTCCCTGGGCGTGTGGAACAAGATCGAGCCCGTGTGGGACACCGCGAACGGCGATTACCGGGACAACGCGTTCGGGTCCAGCCACATCCAGGCCGTGGGCTGGGACGGCAGCCGCTGCCCGGTGGCCCGCACGCTGCTGACGTACTCCCAGTCGTCGAATCCGAACTCGCCGCACTTCGCGGACCAGACGCGGCTGTTCTCGGCCGAGAAGTGGGTCAGGGCAAGGTTCTGTGAGAAGGACATCCTGTCGTCGCCCGCGCTGCGGGTGATCCGGGTGCACGGCTGA
- a CDS encoding acyl-CoA synthetase, whose amino-acid sequence MSRTANGFWAQAAVDPERTVLIAPDGEQWTAGRLHAATNQLVHGLRAAGLGRGDAFAVVLPNGVEFLVAYLAASQAGFYLVPVNHHLVGPEIAWIVSDSGAKVLIAHERFADAARAAADEAQLPVERRYAVGEVDGFRPYTELLDGQPESAPDERTLGWVMNYTSGTTGRPRGIRRPLQGKPPEEAYLGGFLGIFGIKPFGGNVHLVCSPLYHTAVLQFAGASLHIGHRLVLMDKWTPEEMLRVIDAHKCTHTHMVPTQFHRLLALPEQVRRAYDVTSMRHAIHGAAPCPDHVKRAMIDWWGDCVEEYYAASEGGGAFATAEDWLKKPGTVGKAWPISELAIFDDDGNRLPPGELGTVYMKMSTGGFAYHKDESKTRKNRIGDFFTVGDLGLLDEDGYLFLRDRKIDMIISGGVNIYPAEIESALLAHPAVADAAAFGIPNDDWGEEVKAVVEVAPGHVPGPDLATEILGHCARRLAGYKRPKSVDFIERMPRDPNGKLYKRRLRDPYWEGRTRPV is encoded by the coding sequence GTGAGCCGGACCGCCAACGGATTCTGGGCGCAGGCCGCCGTCGACCCGGAGCGTACGGTCCTCATCGCGCCCGACGGTGAGCAGTGGACCGCAGGACGCCTGCACGCGGCCACCAACCAACTGGTGCACGGGCTGCGCGCCGCCGGACTCGGACGCGGTGACGCCTTCGCCGTCGTCCTGCCCAACGGCGTCGAGTTCCTCGTGGCGTATCTGGCCGCCTCCCAGGCCGGGTTCTACCTCGTCCCCGTCAACCACCACCTCGTCGGGCCCGAGATCGCCTGGATCGTCTCCGACTCCGGCGCCAAGGTGCTCATCGCACACGAGCGGTTCGCCGATGCGGCCCGCGCCGCCGCCGACGAGGCGCAGCTCCCGGTGGAGCGGCGGTACGCGGTCGGCGAGGTCGACGGATTCCGGCCGTACACCGAACTCCTCGACGGACAGCCCGAATCGGCGCCCGACGAGCGCACCCTCGGCTGGGTCATGAACTACACCTCGGGCACCACGGGCCGCCCGCGCGGTATTCGGCGTCCGTTGCAGGGCAAGCCGCCCGAGGAGGCGTACCTCGGCGGGTTCCTCGGCATCTTCGGGATCAAGCCGTTCGGCGGGAACGTGCATCTTGTCTGCTCGCCGCTCTACCACACGGCAGTACTCCAGTTCGCGGGCGCGTCCCTGCACATCGGGCACCGCCTGGTGCTGATGGACAAGTGGACGCCGGAGGAGATGCTCCGTGTCATCGACGCCCACAAGTGCACGCACACCCACATGGTCCCGACCCAGTTCCACCGGCTGCTGGCGCTGCCGGAGCAGGTGCGGCGGGCGTACGACGTGACGTCCATGCGGCATGCCATCCACGGCGCCGCGCCCTGCCCCGACCATGTGAAACGGGCCATGATCGACTGGTGGGGCGACTGCGTGGAGGAGTACTACGCGGCCAGCGAGGGCGGCGGGGCGTTCGCGACCGCCGAGGACTGGCTGAAGAAGCCCGGCACGGTCGGCAAGGCCTGGCCGATCAGCGAACTCGCGATCTTCGACGACGACGGGAACCGGCTGCCGCCGGGCGAACTCGGCACGGTCTACATGAAGATGAGCACCGGGGGTTTCGCCTACCACAAGGACGAGAGCAAGACGCGGAAGAACCGCATCGGCGACTTCTTCACCGTCGGAGACCTGGGCCTCCTGGACGAGGACGGCTATCTCTTCCTCCGGGACCGCAAGATCGACATGATCATCTCGGGCGGGGTCAACATCTACCCCGCCGAGATCGAGTCCGCCCTCCTCGCCCACCCCGCCGTAGCCGACGCCGCTGCCTTCGGCATCCCGAACGACGACTGGGGCGAGGAGGTCAAGGCGGTCGTGGAAGTGGCGCCCGGACATGTCCCGGGGCCCGACCTCGCCACCGAGATCCTCGGCCACTGCGCGCGCCGGCTCGCCGGGTACAAACGGCCCAAGAGCGTCGACTTCATCGAGCGGATGCCGCGCGATCCCAACGGCAAGCTGTACAAGCGGCGGTTGCGCGACCCGTACTGGGAGGGTCGTACGCGGCCTGTGTGA
- a CDS encoding NAD(P)H-dependent flavin oxidoreductase, with amino-acid sequence MQTELSKKLGIEHAVFGFTPFPAVAAAISRAGGFGVLGAVRYTAPDDLKRDLDWIEAHVDGRPYGLDVVMPARKVEGVTEAEVEAMIPEGHRQFVRDTLAKYGVPELAEGEASGWRITGWMEQVARSQLDVAFDYPIKLLANALGSPPADVVARAHDQDVLVAALAGSARHARKHAEGGIDIVVAQGYEAGGHTGEIASMVLTPEVVDAVDPLPVLAAGGIGSGRQVAAALALGAQGVWLGSMWLTVTEADMHSTALTQKLLAAGSGDTVRSRALTGKPARQLRTDWTDAWDSTDGPGTLPMPLQGLLVAEAVSRIQKYEVAPLLGTPVGQIVGRMNSERSVQAVFDDLTSGFEEAVNRVNRIAGRNADGSNADGRGDQS; translated from the coding sequence ATGCAGACGGAGCTGAGCAAGAAACTGGGAATCGAGCACGCCGTCTTCGGCTTCACGCCGTTCCCCGCCGTCGCCGCGGCCATCAGCCGGGCCGGCGGCTTCGGGGTGCTCGGCGCGGTCCGATACACGGCGCCGGACGACCTCAAGCGCGACCTGGACTGGATCGAGGCACATGTCGACGGCCGGCCGTACGGGTTGGATGTCGTCATGCCGGCCCGGAAGGTCGAGGGGGTCACCGAGGCCGAGGTCGAGGCGATGATCCCCGAGGGGCACCGCCAGTTCGTCCGGGACACCCTGGCCAAGTACGGCGTGCCCGAACTGGCCGAGGGCGAGGCGTCCGGGTGGCGCATCACGGGGTGGATGGAGCAGGTCGCCCGTAGCCAGCTGGACGTGGCCTTCGACTACCCGATCAAACTGCTGGCGAACGCTCTGGGCTCGCCACCCGCCGATGTCGTGGCCCGCGCGCATGATCAGGATGTGCTCGTCGCGGCCCTCGCGGGCAGCGCCCGGCACGCGCGGAAGCACGCCGAGGGCGGTATCGACATCGTCGTCGCACAGGGCTACGAGGCGGGTGGCCACACCGGCGAGATCGCCTCCATGGTGCTGACCCCCGAAGTCGTCGACGCCGTCGACCCGTTGCCGGTGCTCGCGGCCGGCGGAATCGGCAGCGGACGACAGGTGGCCGCCGCGCTGGCCCTCGGCGCCCAGGGGGTCTGGCTGGGCTCCATGTGGCTGACCGTGACCGAGGCGGACATGCACTCGACCGCGCTCACGCAGAAGCTGCTGGCGGCCGGCTCGGGCGACACCGTCCGCTCCCGCGCACTGACCGGCAAACCCGCACGTCAGCTTCGCACGGACTGGACCGACGCCTGGGACTCCACCGACGGACCCGGCACCCTCCCCATGCCCCTGCAGGGTCTGCTCGTCGCGGAGGCCGTCTCGCGCATCCAGAAGTACGAGGTCGCACCGCTCCTCGGCACACCGGTCGGTCAGATCGTCGGCCGGATGAACAGCGAGCGGAGCGTCCAGGCCGTCTTCGACGACCTGACCAGCGGTTTCGAGGAAGCCGTGAACCGAGTCAACCGGATCGCGGGACGGAACGCCGACGGAAGCAACGCCGACGGAAGGGGCGACCAGTCGTGA
- a CDS encoding serine hydrolase, whose product MREDAAGSRLTRRQLARRTMALGGSLAFASFPAGPAEATPRTTGRHLTLRHGSPERAGLLPQHLDQLVTDAEAFLHPSPSHPWYAGAVLLAGRGSTVALHQPIGMAVRYAAYDEKTDTGVEFPAPEQISMARETVFDLASVSKLFTSILAVQQLERGALELEGKVAAYLPEFARAGKQEVTIRQLLTHTSGFRAWIPLYNAPTHEQKLELIWNQAPLNTPGTKYLYSDLNLISLQLVLERITGLPLDTQLRDEITAPLGMHRTRYNPPASWKPRIAATEDARKPWSGLDRGLVWGEVHDENAYSLGGVAGHAGVFSSAWDLAVLGRTLLNGGAYGRARILSPASVELMFTDFNTAFPGDEHGLGFELYQHWYMGAMATPRTAGHTGFTGTSIVLDPTTDSFLVVLGNSVHPVRNWRSGSAPRVAAANNLARAVPVRPRQGRRAWFSGMTSSTTATLTLPPLATTADSRLRCTLWWDTEPQSDMLFLESSADGGATWQPVPFTASPAGGTPQQHPTGSVTGWSGRVWHRLTADLPAAPALVLRWRYTTDRLYVGRGAYVDGLSVRGGDGTMFDETRPADAARIEAIGWTASAN is encoded by the coding sequence ATGAGGGAAGACGCGGCAGGCAGCAGACTGACACGACGTCAGCTGGCCAGACGCACCATGGCGTTGGGCGGATCCCTGGCCTTCGCCTCCTTCCCGGCGGGACCTGCCGAGGCCACCCCCAGGACGACGGGCCGGCACCTGACCCTGCGCCACGGCTCACCCGAACGGGCCGGTCTCCTTCCCCAGCACCTGGACCAACTGGTCACGGACGCGGAGGCGTTCCTCCACCCCTCCCCCAGTCATCCCTGGTACGCGGGCGCGGTCCTGCTCGCCGGGCGTGGCTCCACCGTGGCGCTCCATCAGCCGATCGGCATGGCGGTGCGCTATGCGGCGTACGACGAGAAGACGGACACCGGTGTCGAGTTTCCGGCCCCGGAACAGATCTCGATGGCCAGGGAAACGGTGTTCGACCTCGCCTCGGTCTCCAAGCTGTTCACATCGATCCTGGCCGTGCAGCAACTGGAACGGGGTGCTCTGGAGCTGGAGGGAAAGGTCGCAGCGTATCTGCCGGAGTTCGCACGGGCCGGCAAACAGGAGGTGACGATCCGTCAACTCCTCACCCACACCTCGGGCTTCCGCGCCTGGATCCCGCTCTACAACGCCCCGACCCACGAGCAGAAGCTCGAACTCATCTGGAACCAGGCGCCCCTGAACACGCCGGGCACCAAGTACCTCTACTCGGACCTCAATCTCATCTCGCTCCAGCTGGTCCTGGAGAGGATCACCGGTCTCCCGCTGGACACGCAGCTCCGCGACGAGATCACCGCTCCCCTCGGCATGCACCGCACGCGCTACAACCCGCCCGCCTCCTGGAAACCGAGGATCGCCGCCACCGAGGACGCCCGCAAACCCTGGTCCGGGCTCGACCGGGGCCTGGTGTGGGGCGAGGTCCACGACGAGAACGCCTACAGCCTCGGCGGAGTGGCGGGCCACGCCGGTGTGTTCTCGTCGGCCTGGGACCTCGCCGTTCTCGGCCGCACACTCCTCAACGGCGGCGCCTACGGCAGGGCACGGATCCTGTCGCCCGCCTCGGTCGAGCTGATGTTCACCGACTTCAACACTGCCTTCCCCGGCGACGAGCACGGCCTAGGTTTCGAGCTCTACCAGCACTGGTACATGGGCGCGATGGCCACACCGCGCACCGCAGGACACACCGGCTTCACCGGTACCTCGATCGTCCTCGACCCGACGACCGACTCCTTCCTGGTCGTGCTCGGCAACTCCGTTCATCCCGTGCGCAATTGGCGCTCCGGCTCCGCACCCCGGGTCGCCGCCGCGAACAACCTGGCCCGCGCCGTGCCGGTTCGCCCACGCCAAGGACGTAGAGCCTGGTTCTCCGGCATGACGAGTTCGACGACGGCGACACTCACCCTCCCGCCCCTCGCCACCACTGCCGACTCCCGCCTGCGCTGCACCCTGTGGTGGGACACCGAGCCGCAGTCGGACATGCTGTTCCTGGAGTCCTCGGCCGACGGCGGCGCGACCTGGCAGCCGGTCCCGTTCACGGCCTCCCCCGCCGGCGGCACCCCGCAACAGCATCCGACGGGTTCGGTCACCGGCTGGTCGGGGCGCGTCTGGCACCGCCTCACGGCGGACCTGCCCGCCGCGCCGGCCCTCGTCCTGCGCTGGCGGTACACGACCGACCGGCTGTACGTCGGCCGTGGAGCCTATGTCGACGGCCTGAGCGTGCGCGGCGGTGACGGCACCATGTTCGACGAGACGCGTCCGGCGGACGCGGCACGTATCGAGGCGATCGGCTGGACGGCGTCCGCGAACTGA
- a CDS encoding phytoene desaturase family protein — translation MPAHERPDRAGRPDRHDRYDAVIVGGGHNGLVAAAYLARAGKSVLVLERLAGTGGAAVSTRPFAGVDARLSRYSYLVSLLPRKIVRDLDLDFRVRGRTVSSYTPVERDGRATGLLVGGGELRTREAFARLTGGEREYESWQRFYGMTGRVAEKVFPTLTEPLPTRDELRSRVDDEDAWRTLFEEPIGAAVEANFADDLVRGVVLTDALIGTFADAHDPSLRQNRCFLYHVIGGGTGAWDVPVGGMGALTDALAGAARNAGAVLATGHEVVRVDTDGRAAEVTYRTADGEGTVGARHVLVNASPQELAALTGQAPPSPAEGAQLKVNMLLTRLPRLKDTSVDPREAFAGTFHIAEGYEQLAAAHAQATAGELPAAPPSEIYCHSLTDPTILGPDLVEQGYQTLTLFGLHTPARLFASDNDAVRDELLKSTLAQLDAHLAEPLADCLATDADGRPCIEAKTPLDLERDLRLPGGNIFHRDLTWPYAQEGSGRWGVETPDANVLLCGAGAVRGGGVSGVPGHNAAMAVLEADEG, via the coding sequence ATGCCCGCACATGAGCGCCCCGACCGAGCCGGCCGACCGGACCGCCACGACCGATACGACGCGGTGATCGTCGGCGGTGGCCACAACGGCCTCGTCGCCGCCGCCTATCTGGCCCGTGCCGGGAAGTCCGTGCTGGTCCTGGAACGGCTGGCCGGCACCGGCGGCGCCGCCGTGTCGACCCGCCCGTTCGCCGGGGTCGACGCCCGGCTGTCGCGCTACTCCTACCTGGTCAGTCTGCTGCCCCGGAAGATCGTGCGGGATCTCGACCTGGACTTCCGGGTGCGCGGACGCACCGTCTCCTCGTACACCCCCGTGGAACGGGACGGCCGGGCCACCGGGCTGCTCGTCGGCGGCGGGGAGCTCCGCACCCGGGAGGCCTTCGCGCGCCTCACCGGAGGGGAACGCGAGTACGAGTCCTGGCAGCGCTTCTACGGGATGACCGGCCGCGTCGCCGAAAAGGTGTTCCCCACTCTCACCGAGCCCCTGCCCACCCGCGACGAACTCCGCAGCCGCGTCGACGACGAGGACGCCTGGCGCACCCTCTTCGAGGAGCCGATCGGCGCCGCCGTCGAGGCGAACTTCGCCGATGACCTCGTACGCGGTGTCGTCCTCACCGACGCGCTGATCGGCACCTTCGCCGACGCCCACGACCCCTCCCTGCGGCAGAACCGCTGCTTCCTCTACCACGTCATCGGCGGCGGTACCGGCGCCTGGGACGTGCCCGTGGGCGGTATGGGCGCCCTCACGGACGCGCTGGCCGGCGCCGCCCGGAACGCGGGAGCCGTGCTCGCCACCGGCCACGAGGTCGTACGGGTGGACACCGACGGCCGAGCCGCCGAGGTGACCTACCGGACAGCTGACGGAGAGGGCACGGTCGGCGCCCGGCACGTCCTGGTGAACGCATCCCCGCAGGAACTGGCCGCGCTGACGGGCCAGGCGCCGCCGAGCCCCGCCGAGGGCGCCCAGCTCAAGGTGAACATGCTGCTCACCCGGCTGCCTAGGCTCAAGGACACGTCCGTCGACCCGCGCGAGGCGTTCGCCGGGACCTTCCACATCGCCGAGGGGTACGAGCAACTGGCCGCCGCCCACGCCCAGGCGACAGCTGGTGAACTGCCCGCCGCGCCACCGTCGGAGATCTACTGCCACTCGCTCACCGACCCGACGATCCTCGGTCCGGACCTCGTCGAGCAGGGCTATCAGACGCTGACCCTGTTCGGCCTGCACACACCCGCACGGCTGTTCGCGAGCGACAACGACGCCGTCCGGGACGAGCTGCTGAAATCCACCCTCGCCCAGCTCGACGCCCACCTCGCCGAGCCCCTCGCGGACTGTCTCGCCACCGACGCCGACGGCCGCCCTTGCATCGAGGCGAAGACTCCACTCGACCTGGAACGCGACCTGCGCCTGCCCGGCGGCAACATCTTCCACCGCGACCTGACCTGGCCCTACGCCCAGGAGGGCAGCGGGCGCTGGGGAGTGGAGACCCCGGACGCGAACGTCCTGCTGTGCGGGGCGGGCGCGGTGCGCGGGGGTGGTGTGAGCGGGGTGCCGGGGCACAACGCCGCCATGGCGGTGCTGGAGGCGGACGAGGGCTGA